Proteins encoded by one window of Candidatus Saccharibacteria bacterium:
- a CDS encoding VanW family protein — protein sequence MAKEKTSIWFKLGIGAVIAAAGALTLLYALRLAYANRVFPGVYGDGIYLGGLTKKEAIKLLDGQVAAYQSTAVTVAVGSNSRNYYANDLIGRNDSAKLVDDLYSLGRIGNPFTQIFDQLGLLVFGSDKTVSSVSLSPQAATALSSLANETAQPVSNASFMLNGGELAVNPAQPGKRLGLGLAALQLQSQLGQLKKDIVLDTTTLQPQLSSSQLGDESKLVEPYLQKPLVLSAAGKSFSIDANTLIGWLNVSSPIKPYSSSLLNNFYNRQLGQAGVGFDKNQIAGFVGSIAAQVNQEPQDAQLTIEGGKASVFVQSRDGRKLDVAASTDAVLEALKTGQSQPVQLAVSVQKAAVSSDTIDQLGIKELISEGVSYFPGSSANRMQNIRVGAARFNGILLKPGQVFSFGEYLGEVGPETGYLPSLVILGNREEFQYGGGLCQVSSTAYRAALLAGLPIVQRVSHAFAISYYTEPYGVPGVDATVYYPQVDMKFRNDTGSYILIQTTMTGTTLKFSFYGTKTKTGAIRGPFFVSGNSDTTKPSQTVFYRDVLDLAGKVIKTDTVNTSYKSSLDFPVAN from the coding sequence ATGGCCAAAGAAAAAACATCTATCTGGTTTAAATTGGGAATCGGAGCAGTAATTGCTGCAGCCGGTGCTTTAACGCTGCTATATGCCCTGCGCTTGGCCTATGCCAATCGAGTATTCCCAGGCGTTTATGGCGACGGCATTTACTTAGGCGGTTTAACCAAAAAAGAAGCTATTAAGTTGCTAGATGGTCAGGTAGCTGCCTACCAGAGTACGGCGGTAACTGTTGCCGTAGGCTCCAACAGCCGTAATTATTATGCCAACGACCTGATTGGCCGCAATGATTCCGCTAAACTGGTTGATGATCTTTATAGCTTGGGGCGGATTGGCAACCCATTTACCCAAATATTTGATCAGCTTGGCTTGCTTGTATTTGGCTCAGATAAAACGGTGAGCTCTGTAAGTTTGAGCCCACAAGCCGCCACCGCGCTTAGCAGTTTGGCCAATGAGACCGCCCAGCCAGTAAGCAATGCCAGCTTTATGCTCAATGGTGGTGAGCTGGCGGTAAACCCAGCTCAACCAGGTAAGCGGTTGGGTTTAGGACTAGCTGCACTACAACTGCAGAGTCAACTTGGTCAGCTCAAAAAGGATATTGTTCTAGACACTACTACGCTTCAACCGCAACTTAGCTCTAGTCAGCTCGGAGATGAATCAAAGCTGGTTGAGCCATACCTGCAAAAGCCGTTAGTGCTCAGTGCAGCTGGTAAGAGTTTTTCAATAGATGCCAATACCTTAATCGGTTGGCTCAATGTTAGCTCGCCTATTAAACCTTATTCTTCCAGTTTGTTAAATAACTTTTACAATCGCCAATTGGGACAGGCGGGTGTTGGTTTCGACAAAAACCAGATCGCAGGCTTTGTGGGCAGTATAGCCGCTCAAGTTAACCAGGAGCCCCAAGATGCCCAGCTCACAATCGAGGGGGGCAAAGCCAGCGTGTTTGTACAAAGTCGTGATGGGCGCAAACTCGATGTGGCCGCTTCGACTGATGCCGTTTTAGAGGCTCTCAAAACTGGCCAAAGCCAACCGGTGCAGCTAGCAGTATCGGTACAAAAAGCCGCTGTTAGCAGCGATACCATTGATCAGTTGGGCATAAAGGAGTTGATTAGCGAGGGGGTAAGTTATTTTCCTGGTTCATCAGCCAACCGTATGCAAAATATTCGGGTGGGCGCGGCTCGTTTTAACGGTATATTGCTCAAGCCTGGCCAGGTCTTTTCGTTTGGAGAATACCTAGGCGAAGTCGGCCCCGAAACTGGTTACTTGCCCAGTTTAGTTATTTTAGGCAACCGCGAAGAGTTCCAGTATGGCGGCGGTTTATGCCAAGTGTCGAGCACGGCTTACCGCGCGGCGCTACTGGCCGGTTTGCCTATTGTGCAGCGCGTTAGCCACGCCTTTGCAATTAGCTACTACACCGAGCCTTATGGTGTGCCAGGTGTAGACGCAACCGTTTATTACCCGCAAGTCGACATGAAGTTTCGCAATGATACCGGCAGCTATATACTAATTCAAACCACTATGACCGGCACCACTCTAAAGTTTAGTTTTTATGGCACCAAGACTAAGACAGGGGCTATCCGTGGTCCGTTCTTCGTAAGTGGCAACTCCGACACCACCAAACCTAGCCAAACGGTCTTTTATCGTGATGTTTTGGATCTGGCTGGCAAGGTTATTAAGACCGACACAGTAAATACCAGCTATAAGTCGTCGCTCGATTTTCCAGTAGCAAACTAG
- the rpmH gene encoding 50S ribosomal protein L34 encodes MKQTYQPKKRYRSRVHGFMKRMSTRAGQAVIKRRRAKGRKRVTA; translated from the coding sequence ATGAAACAGACATACCAACCTAAAAAACGCTATCGCAGTCGCGTACACGGCTTCATGAAGCGCATGAGCACACGAGCTGGCCAAGCCGTTATTAAGCGGCGCCGAGCTAAAGGTCGAAAACGAGTTACGGCCTAA
- the dnaN gene encoding DNA polymerase III subunit beta: MKFSVLQENMQNALTILSRAIATRTSLPVLSNILINATKQGVELQATNLEIAISQTIGAKVEKEGKLSVPARLFGELVSQLPPGKIQLSSNKDNLVIQTDSINSSLNGIAASEFPQIPKIAPKTTLKIPAKQLTGALSTVTVAASLDESRPVLAGVYMLFTKGALTLAATDSYRLAENKIGLDNRYEQGLIVPLRTAQEVQRSAGADDQEGEVELQIGETELAFSFDDTVITSQLIEGKYPDYTKIIPTSSKTKVQVNRQQLLSNVKLASIFAQGAAHTIQLNVSRDKLKLHTTAAHVGTNDATVDCKTTGNNLEISLNAKYLLDVIQTLNSDQVSLEFNTKLDPVLVRPTQKSNQLLHIIMPLRS; the protein is encoded by the coding sequence ATGAAGTTTTCGGTCTTACAAGAAAATATGCAAAATGCTTTAACTATACTTAGCCGGGCAATAGCAACGCGGACTAGTTTACCTGTTCTATCTAATATCTTAATAAATGCTACTAAGCAGGGTGTGGAACTGCAAGCAACCAATCTAGAAATAGCTATTAGCCAAACAATTGGTGCCAAGGTAGAAAAAGAAGGTAAGCTCAGTGTACCCGCTCGCCTTTTTGGTGAACTGGTTAGCCAGCTACCCCCTGGTAAAATACAACTTAGCAGCAACAAAGACAATTTGGTTATACAAACAGACAGCATAAACTCTAGTTTGAATGGCATAGCAGCTAGTGAGTTTCCACAGATACCCAAGATAGCTCCTAAAACCACATTAAAAATACCAGCTAAACAGCTCACAGGTGCTTTAAGCACTGTAACGGTAGCGGCTAGTCTAGACGAATCAAGGCCTGTACTAGCAGGAGTTTATATGTTGTTTACTAAGGGAGCCCTGACGTTAGCGGCCACTGACAGCTATAGATTAGCAGAAAATAAAATTGGATTAGATAATCGTTATGAGCAAGGCCTGATAGTCCCCTTACGCACTGCTCAAGAGGTACAGCGGTCTGCTGGGGCAGACGACCAGGAGGGCGAGGTAGAACTCCAGATTGGCGAGACAGAGCTGGCCTTTAGCTTTGATGATACTGTAATTACCAGCCAACTTATTGAGGGCAAATATCCAGACTACACCAAGATTATTCCAACCAGTAGTAAAACCAAAGTCCAAGTGAACCGGCAACAGCTGTTAAGTAATGTTAAGCTAGCCTCCATATTTGCTCAAGGTGCTGCACATACCATTCAGCTTAATGTGTCCCGAGACAAGCTTAAACTACACACTACGGCAGCCCATGTTGGCACCAACGATGCTACAGTAGATTGTAAGACCACGGGCAACAATTTAGAAATATCACTCAATGCCAAATACTTACTAGATGTGATTCAAACCCTAAACAGTGACCAGGTAAGTCTAGAATTTAATACCAAGCTCGACCCTGTTCTAGTAAGACCAACTCAAAAATCCAACCAACTCTTGCATATAATTATGCCCTTACGCAGCTAA
- a CDS encoding GDP-L-fucose synthase, translated as MSKGFWHSKAVLVTGGSGFLGSHLVNKFKTQGANVYVAEHNKYDLVKLEDINRLYDDFLPDTVIHLAARVGGIGANREHPGSFFYDNLMMGVQLMHQAYLRKIPKFVALGTVCAYPKHTPVPFKEEDLWNGYPEETNASYGLAKKMMLVQSQGYREEYGFNSIFLLPVNLYGPGDNFDPRSSHVIPALIKKCVDATKKGEDEIVVWGDGSATREFLYVDDAVKGIMLAAEKYNKSDPVNLGSSFEISIKDLVELIARGTNFRGTIVWDKSKPNGQPKRKLDVSRAKQEFGFESKVGFAEGLKKTIDWYRQNQDNL; from the coding sequence ATGAGTAAAGGTTTTTGGCACAGTAAGGCGGTTTTGGTGACTGGTGGCAGCGGGTTCTTAGGCAGCCATTTGGTTAATAAGTTTAAAACACAAGGTGCAAATGTTTATGTTGCCGAACATAATAAATATGACCTCGTAAAGCTCGAGGATATTAATCGCCTGTATGACGACTTCCTGCCAGATACGGTAATCCACTTGGCGGCACGTGTTGGCGGGATTGGTGCAAATCGTGAACACCCCGGGAGCTTCTTTTACGACAATCTTATGATGGGCGTGCAACTTATGCACCAAGCCTACCTGCGCAAAATTCCCAAGTTTGTGGCTCTGGGCACGGTTTGCGCATACCCCAAGCACACCCCTGTTCCTTTTAAAGAAGAAGATCTGTGGAATGGTTACCCAGAAGAAACGAACGCCTCATATGGCTTGGCTAAAAAAATGATGTTGGTGCAAAGCCAAGGTTACCGTGAAGAGTATGGCTTCAACTCAATATTCTTGCTGCCAGTCAATCTCTATGGGCCTGGTGATAATTTTGATCCTCGGAGCTCACACGTAATCCCGGCTCTGATAAAGAAATGTGTCGATGCTACTAAAAAGGGTGAGGATGAAATAGTAGTTTGGGGTGATGGTTCGGCAACCCGCGAGTTTTTATATGTCGACGATGCAGTAAAAGGCATTATGTTAGCAGCTGAGAAATACAACAAGTCGGATCCTGTAAACCTGGGCTCGAGTTTTGAAATCTCAATTAAAGATCTTGTAGAGCTAATTGCTAGAGGCACCAACTTTAGGGGTACAATAGTTTGGGACAAGAGTAAGCCCAATGGCCAGCCCAAAAGAAAGCTCGATGTTAGTCGGGCCAAACAAGAGTTTGGGTTTGAGAGCAAAGTTGGCTTTGCAGAAGGGCTCAAAAAGACAATTGACTGGTACCGCCAAAACCAGGATAATTTATAA
- a CDS encoding YidC/Oxa1 family membrane protein insertase: MGNILNAILIQPLLNLLIFIYAVLPGHDFGIAVIIMTVLIRLALWPLASKQLHSQKKLQALQPEIAALRKKAGGDKQKENQMLMELYKEKEINPFSACLPVLLQFPFLIALYFVFNQATNDIAKTISNLYGPVQNMPWIKDIAASPNLFKPSLLGIVSMAAPSIALAIFAGVTQFIQVKMISPKAADTKGDPQAQATAMMNYLFPAITVFIAWRLPAALPLYWSVTNIVTIIQQKMIMSQEVEKMEEVKVVKKTGISNVIKQLPARTKPAKAKKSQKK; encoded by the coding sequence ATGGGTAATATCTTAAACGCCATATTAATACAGCCGCTGCTAAACCTGCTGATATTCATTTATGCCGTTCTGCCGGGTCACGACTTCGGCATTGCCGTAATAATTATGACGGTTTTGATCCGTTTGGCACTATGGCCGCTGGCTAGTAAGCAGCTACATAGCCAAAAGAAGCTTCAGGCTCTGCAGCCCGAGATAGCAGCATTGCGCAAGAAGGCGGGCGGCGATAAGCAGAAAGAAAACCAAATGCTCATGGAGCTCTACAAGGAAAAAGAAATCAACCCTTTTAGCGCCTGTTTGCCAGTATTGTTACAGTTCCCGTTTCTTATTGCTCTATATTTTGTGTTTAACCAGGCTACGAACGACATAGCCAAGACCATATCTAACCTATATGGTCCGGTTCAGAACATGCCCTGGATTAAGGATATCGCCGCTAGCCCCAACCTCTTTAAACCGAGCTTGCTGGGCATTGTTTCAATGGCCGCACCTAGCATTGCTTTGGCGATCTTTGCCGGAGTAACTCAATTTATTCAGGTTAAGATGATCTCGCCCAAAGCTGCCGACACCAAGGGCGACCCCCAGGCTCAAGCTACGGCTATGATGAACTATCTGTTTCCGGCAATTACAGTATTTATAGCCTGGCGGCTGCCCGCAGCCCTACCGCTTTACTGGTCGGTTACCAATATTGTTACTATTATTCAGCAGAAAATGATTATGAGCCAAGAAGTTGAAAAAATGGAAGAAGTTAAGGTGGTTAAAAAAACTGGCATTTCAAATGTTATCAAACAGCTTCCAGCCCGGACTAAACCTGCCAAAGCTAAAAAGAGTCAGAAAAAATGA
- a CDS encoding mannose-1-phosphate guanylyltransferase, with amino-acid sequence MIIVIFAGGQGTRLWPLSQPNYPKHLLNLVDNNSLIQNTYKRASTLTKDIYIVTEKSHANEIKKQLPTLPASHILIEPGRRGTASCILLALSQLSKKHNPNEVIIFLHADHHITDNKSFKESVKAAVLASQELQKIALIGLQPDYPSTGFGYIKLGKEAVSEHGRPAYFVEKFVEKPDLPTAKKYVKSKQYLWNLGLFAAPIEVFLSSFKYFAPNLYRIYGSLAGQKSKATLHKLYLGLANEAIDTALIEKLDKPLVVPGTFDWTDIGSFNDLHELLKNGGSNVVRGQVCQKDCSDSLVIAGDKPIMALGLDEMVVIDSPHGVLVCPKSKSQLVKEGVELLNDLK; translated from the coding sequence ATGATAATTGTAATTTTTGCTGGTGGCCAGGGTACACGACTTTGGCCCCTATCTCAACCAAACTACCCCAAACACCTACTAAACCTAGTAGATAATAACTCACTAATACAAAATACTTACAAACGCGCCTCGACCCTTACCAAAGATATCTACATAGTTACCGAAAAGTCTCATGCCAACGAAATCAAGAAGCAGCTACCCACACTCCCGGCCTCACACATACTAATTGAGCCTGGCCGGCGCGGCACGGCATCATGTATTTTGCTGGCTTTATCGCAGTTGTCTAAAAAGCACAATCCAAACGAAGTAATTATTTTTTTACATGCCGATCACCACATAACCGACAATAAATCATTTAAAGAGTCGGTGAAGGCTGCGGTTTTGGCCTCACAAGAACTCCAAAAAATAGCCCTCATCGGCCTTCAGCCCGATTACCCATCGACCGGCTTTGGATACATTAAGCTTGGCAAGGAGGCAGTGTCTGAGCACGGTCGGCCAGCTTACTTTGTTGAGAAATTTGTTGAAAAACCAGATTTACCAACAGCTAAAAAGTATGTTAAGTCCAAACAATACCTGTGGAATCTGGGCTTATTTGCGGCACCGATTGAGGTTTTCTTAAGTAGTTTTAAATACTTTGCGCCAAATCTATATAGAATCTATGGCAGCTTGGCTGGCCAGAAGAGCAAAGCTACCCTGCACAAGCTGTATTTAGGATTGGCCAACGAGGCCATTGACACTGCTCTAATCGAAAAGCTCGACAAGCCATTGGTAGTGCCGGGAACTTTTGACTGGACAGATATTGGTAGTTTTAACGATTTACACGAACTGCTTAAAAATGGTGGCTCTAACGTCGTTCGCGGCCAAGTTTGCCAAAAAGACTGCAGCGACAGCTTGGTGATTGCCGGCGATAAGCCAATTATGGCGCTTGGCCTAGATGAAATGGTGGTTATAGATAGCCCACATGGCGTTTTGGTGTGTCCTAAATCGAAAAGCCAACTCGTTAAAGAGGGTGTGGAGCTGCTCAATGATCTTAAGTAA
- a CDS encoding membrane protein insertion efficiency factor YidD — MKKTIVYIINIYQKTLSPDHSWRASRYPHGFCRHYPSCSEYTKRAVENHGVLKGLCLAVVRVVSCNPFAQPKIDLSCEKVLKNG, encoded by the coding sequence ATGAAGAAAACTATAGTTTATATCATAAATATTTACCAAAAAACTCTCTCACCCGATCATAGCTGGCGAGCCAGCCGTTACCCACACGGCTTTTGTCGCCATTATCCAAGCTGCAGTGAGTATACCAAACGGGCCGTAGAAAACCACGGGGTGTTAAAAGGCTTGTGCTTAGCTGTTGTTAGAGTTGTAAGCTGTAATCCATTTGCCCAACCCAAGATTGATTTGAGCTGCGAAAAGGTTCTTAAGAATGGGTAA
- a CDS encoding KH domain-containing protein, which translates to MSQLSVAQAKLQELLRLLNIEATVEVDDDEEHPTLMIDSADQALLIGRNGDNLRALQHVLNVLLRREGTPEGFVAIDVAGYKKERTEKLKAMAQAALEEAVKGNKTVRLKPMNAYERRQVHMYLADSAEVVTESEGQEPHRIVVVKKRLY; encoded by the coding sequence ATGAGCCAGCTGAGTGTAGCCCAAGCCAAACTCCAAGAACTGCTAAGGCTACTAAATATTGAGGCCACGGTTGAAGTTGACGACGATGAGGAGCACCCCACATTAATGATTGATAGTGCCGATCAAGCGCTTTTAATAGGCCGCAACGGCGATAACCTGCGAGCGCTGCAGCATGTTCTGAATGTATTATTGCGGCGCGAGGGCACTCCAGAGGGCTTTGTGGCTATCGATGTGGCTGGTTACAAAAAAGAACGCACCGAAAAGCTCAAAGCCATGGCTCAAGCCGCCCTCGAAGAAGCCGTTAAGGGCAACAAAACAGTTCGTCTTAAGCCTATGAATGCTTATGAACGCCGGCAAGTACACATGTACCTGGCCGACAGCGCCGAAGTAGTTACCGAGAGTGAGGGCCAAGAGCCACACCGCATTGTGGTTGTCAAAAAAAGACTCTACTAA
- the dnaA gene encoding chromosomal replication initiator protein DnaA, with protein MDNTYATVWKSVLGELEVVLSQANYGTWLKGTRLDSIKNGVAVVFVPNIFNRDWIARKYHEQILAALQNADSSVKELTYTTRSKQGSQKPGSTQTIEPKSSSSPIASELRSIKRSSFQRPLQRYSFDNFIVGASNRLAFSAAQLVVERPGDAYNPLFIYGPAGVGKTHLMSAISTEIIKRDPSTQTLYVTSEEFINSFVGAIRKGEKFTNKYRSVDVLLVDDMQFIASAEKTKEEFFHTFNALHQRGKQIVLCSDRPPKEIPTLEDRLRSRFEWGMVADIQPPDYETRVAILLNKAQAQKINLSPDVAEFIAQIVERNIRELEGALIKLGAYSLAHNRPVDLELAKQLLGEHTNNQPKKIKPKVVLELCADYFDISFKDIVSTKRDKDVVVPRQVAMYIMRSKLGMSFPKIASSLGKKDHTTIMHGVKKIQAALTQDTQLGGDINKLAEEMAKK; from the coding sequence GTGGATAACACCTATGCTACGGTTTGGAAGTCGGTGCTAGGAGAGCTTGAGGTGGTTTTGTCTCAGGCTAATTATGGTACATGGCTCAAGGGCACCCGCCTAGATTCTATTAAAAATGGTGTGGCTGTGGTATTTGTGCCCAATATATTTAACCGCGACTGGATAGCTCGTAAGTATCATGAACAAATACTAGCAGCTTTGCAAAATGCCGACAGCTCTGTCAAAGAACTGACTTATACCACTCGCTCAAAGCAGGGCTCACAAAAGCCAGGGTCTACACAAACCATTGAACCTAAATCGTCTAGCTCGCCTATTGCTTCTGAGCTCAGGTCTATAAAGAGATCCTCGTTTCAAAGGCCGTTGCAGCGCTATAGTTTTGATAATTTCATTGTAGGTGCTAGCAATCGGCTGGCTTTTTCGGCCGCCCAGCTGGTGGTTGAGCGGCCTGGCGATGCCTACAATCCGCTTTTTATATATGGGCCGGCTGGTGTTGGTAAAACCCATCTAATGTCGGCTATATCGACCGAGATAATTAAGCGTGATCCCAGCACTCAAACTCTATATGTCACTAGCGAGGAGTTCATAAATAGCTTCGTGGGAGCTATTCGAAAAGGCGAGAAGTTTACCAACAAGTATCGCTCGGTTGATGTTTTATTGGTCGATGATATGCAGTTTATAGCCAGTGCCGAAAAAACCAAAGAGGAATTTTTTCACACTTTCAACGCCCTGCACCAGCGCGGCAAGCAAATTGTCTTGTGCAGCGATCGTCCGCCCAAGGAGATCCCGACTCTTGAGGATCGTCTGCGCAGTCGGTTTGAATGGGGCATGGTGGCCGATATTCAACCGCCCGACTACGAAACCAGGGTGGCCATTCTGCTTAATAAGGCCCAGGCGCAAAAAATTAATCTCTCACCCGATGTTGCCGAGTTTATTGCTCAAATTGTAGAACGTAATATTCGCGAGCTTGAGGGTGCACTTATAAAGTTGGGTGCTTACAGTCTGGCTCATAACAGGCCGGTAGATTTAGAGTTAGCTAAGCAGTTGCTGGGTGAACACACCAACAATCAGCCCAAGAAAATCAAGCCCAAGGTAGTACTGGAGCTGTGTGCGGATTACTTTGATATTAGTTTTAAAGACATAGTTAGCACCAAACGAGACAAAGATGTTGTCGTACCAAGACAAGTAGCTATGTACATTATGCGCAGTAAGCTTGGTATGAGCTTTCCTAAGATTGCTAGTTCTCTCGGTAAGAAAGATCACACTACTATTATGCACGGGGTTAAAAAAATACAAGCCGCTCTAACCCAAGACACTCAATTAGGGGGCGACATTAATAAGTTGGCCGAAGAGATGGCCAAAAAATAG
- the rnpA gene encoding ribonuclease P protein component, which yields MLKRAFRLRRANDLNKVYKFGKKSSAPNLYIKARHTNLPVSRLAVVVTKKVSKKATLRNRMKRQMSEVVRTNWQQIKPGFDIIVMITADTTKQKPSQTKAEALEALKKLAIIDKS from the coding sequence ATGCTAAAACGAGCCTTTCGATTGCGCCGAGCAAACGATCTAAACAAGGTTTACAAGTTTGGCAAAAAAAGCTCTGCCCCGAATCTCTACATAAAAGCCCGTCACACCAACCTGCCCGTTAGTCGACTAGCCGTAGTGGTAACAAAAAAAGTAAGCAAAAAGGCCACATTGCGCAACCGTATGAAACGACAAATGAGCGAGGTAGTGCGCACCAATTGGCAACAGATTAAGCCTGGTTTTGATATCATAGTTATGATCACAGCCGACACAACCAAACAAAAGCCCAGTCAAACCAAGGCCGAAGCCTTAGAAGCTCTAAAAAAACTGGCTATAATAGACAAGTCATGA
- the mnmE gene encoding tRNA uridine-5-carboxymethylaminomethyl(34) synthesis GTPase MnmE: protein MANEITDATIVAIATPPGRAAIGIVRISGPKTAMVLKRIWVTKGQKLEPNKLTVGWVVDGSTKIDQAMTAYMLAPNSYTGEDMAEIHCHGSQIILNTILQLLIKNGAKPAEAGEFTRRAFLNGKLDLVQAEAVADLIEGESSQLAKLAAFQLAGGLSGEVNGIKEVLLGLAAVTAANLDFSEEDLEASTYSDQLEQISGLLKTTHHLLDSARSLSLIRNGFRVALIGLPNAGKSTLLNVLVGYERAIVTDVAGTTRDTITETIAYKNLSFHFTDTAGLAETDDVVEKLGVQRSQEAIKSSDLILVLVAPGKEEATKKYLEREDLLDKLDTDNSLILHTKWDSNSHPNNVSLGKIPSINISAKTKKGLKELLDAIYKKAAAGHDPNAVLLLTNRQVSVVADLYQKLKEIQTVLKQGLPGDILQVEYQRALRIIGTLTGDHVTEEVISGIFSRFCIGK from the coding sequence ATGGCCAACGAAATCACAGATGCCACAATCGTAGCAATTGCCACGCCCCCAGGCCGGGCGGCAATTGGCATAGTTAGAATTTCGGGCCCAAAGACCGCGATGGTTCTTAAGAGAATTTGGGTTACAAAAGGCCAAAAGCTCGAGCCCAACAAACTAACAGTCGGCTGGGTTGTGGACGGTAGCACCAAAATAGACCAGGCCATGACGGCTTATATGCTCGCACCCAATTCTTATACCGGCGAGGACATGGCCGAAATTCATTGTCATGGCTCGCAGATAATTTTAAACACCATACTTCAATTGTTAATAAAAAACGGGGCCAAGCCAGCCGAAGCCGGGGAGTTTACCAGGCGAGCTTTTTTAAACGGCAAGCTCGACTTAGTACAGGCCGAGGCCGTGGCCGATCTAATAGAGGGCGAGAGTAGCCAGCTAGCTAAATTGGCCGCTTTTCAGTTGGCTGGCGGATTGTCGGGGGAAGTTAACGGTATAAAAGAGGTTTTATTGGGTCTGGCTGCAGTCACTGCTGCCAATCTCGACTTTAGCGAAGAGGATTTAGAGGCTTCGACTTATTCAGACCAGCTCGAGCAGATAAGTGGCCTGCTTAAAACAACTCATCACTTGCTTGATTCGGCACGATCGCTATCGCTAATTCGCAATGGCTTTCGCGTGGCCTTAATAGGGCTACCAAATGCCGGTAAGTCCACGCTTTTAAATGTTCTAGTAGGTTATGAACGGGCGATTGTAACCGACGTAGCTGGTACCACCCGTGATACCATAACCGAAACCATTGCTTACAAGAATCTAAGCTTTCACTTTACCGATACTGCAGGGCTAGCCGAAACCGACGACGTGGTCGAAAAGCTTGGGGTGCAGCGCAGCCAAGAGGCGATCAAAAGCTCGGATCTGATTCTTGTTTTGGTTGCGCCTGGTAAAGAAGAAGCGACAAAAAAGTATCTTGAGCGAGAGGATCTTCTCGACAAACTTGATACAGATAACAGTCTCATTCTCCATACCAAGTGGGATTCGAACTCTCATCCAAACAATGTAAGCCTAGGTAAGATTCCTTCGATAAATATCTCGGCTAAGACCAAAAAAGGGCTCAAAGAGCTGTTAGATGCTATCTACAAAAAAGCCGCTGCTGGGCATGACCCAAATGCCGTTTTGCTGCTTACCAATCGGCAGGTATCGGTTGTAGCCGATCTGTACCAGAAGCTCAAGGAGATTCAAACAGTATTAAAACAAGGCTTACCGGGTGACATTTTGCAAGTTGAGTATCAGCGAGCACTGCGGATCATTGGCACGCTCACCGGCGACCATGTAACCGAGGAGGTTATAAGCGGCATCTTCAGCCGCTTTTGCATAGGCAAATAG
- a CDS encoding ABC transporter permease: MNEIAIKPRKRLAINIKELFAYHELFFYFAWRDVKVRYKQTAIGISWAVLQPFVQMVVFTLFFNKAAGITSGNSAVPYAIFSFTGLLFWNFFSSALTRASNSLVDNQAVVTKVYFPRLILPLSSTLIGLIDFCFAFVIFVGLLVYFKFPPTWQAVALLIPALLITFIAASGVGMYLAAVNVKYRDVKQAVPFLVQVGLFVTPVIYPVTAIPQKYQWILYLNPMTGVINMMRSSFLHTTPINWPLTWLSIGVAGLSFVVGLIYFKFKEKEFADII; the protein is encoded by the coding sequence ATGAACGAGATAGCAATAAAGCCCCGAAAACGACTGGCAATTAACATTAAAGAGCTGTTTGCCTATCACGAGCTATTTTTTTACTTTGCCTGGCGCGATGTAAAAGTTCGTTATAAGCAAACTGCCATTGGCATTAGTTGGGCAGTTTTGCAACCATTTGTGCAAATGGTGGTTTTTACACTGTTTTTTAACAAGGCTGCCGGTATAACCTCGGGCAACTCGGCTGTGCCATACGCCATTTTTAGTTTTACGGGGTTACTTTTCTGGAACTTCTTCTCGTCGGCACTGACCCGCGCTAGCAACAGCCTGGTAGATAACCAGGCAGTGGTAACCAAGGTGTATTTCCCAAGGTTAATCTTGCCGCTTTCCTCTACACTTATTGGTCTAATTGATTTTTGTTTCGCCTTTGTTATTTTTGTTGGATTACTGGTGTATTTTAAATTCCCGCCAACTTGGCAGGCCGTGGCATTATTAATACCAGCTCTGCTGATAACGTTCATAGCGGCATCGGGTGTTGGTATGTATTTGGCAGCCGTGAATGTAAAATACCGTGATGTTAAACAGGCTGTTCCATTTCTGGTTCAAGTGGGGCTGTTTGTAACACCAGTTATTTATCCGGTGACTGCAATTCCACAAAAATATCAGTGGATTCTATATCTAAACCCCATGACGGGAGTTATTAACATGATGCGCTCGAGTTTTTTACACACAACACCTATTAATTGGCCGCTAACATGGCTTTCTATTGGTGTGGCCGGACTGTCCTTTGTAGTTGGTTTAATTTACTTTAAATTTAAAGAAAAAGAATTTGCGGACATAATATGA